In a single window of the Orbaceae bacterium lpD04 genome:
- a CDS encoding aminotransferase class I/II-fold pyridoxal phosphate-dependent enzyme, with product MKIKHYHENPPTAGLPIRWHDWLARNKDLSKCIEALFNLPPLSITCSGTIALVVALKTLAKDNPNRKCVIIPAYTCPLVALAINHCGLKIILCDVAKNSFDFDFEKLALLLNDQVLAVIPTHLGGRIANVAAVKKLTISYNITIIEDAAQALGAEVGKEGDIIIFSLATGKGLTMYEGGLLTANTPELRQKIAETIRQIPRNIYWETKRIIELAGYTALYNPLGLYFAYGIAKRKALKKENLIDAVGDYFDFNLPYHKVSKLRQNIASSSACRLPDFIKATTIQAKRRIEHLKKITNITVITDGANDKGTWPFIMILLPSKTIRDTVLQQLWPSNLGVSRLFIHALPNYTYLSQIVPQISMPNAEDFAERMLTITNSLWLQDAEFNSICQTLQANMIKC from the coding sequence ATGAAAATAAAACATTATCATGAAAATCCACCTACGGCAGGATTGCCAATACGTTGGCATGACTGGTTAGCTAGAAATAAAGACCTCTCTAAATGCATAGAAGCACTTTTTAATCTTCCGCCACTTAGTATTACTTGTTCTGGCACTATCGCGCTTGTCGTCGCGCTAAAAACATTAGCAAAGGATAATCCAAACCGAAAATGCGTCATTATTCCTGCTTATACTTGCCCTCTTGTTGCTTTAGCTATCAATCATTGTGGACTTAAAATAATTTTATGTGATGTGGCAAAAAATTCATTTGATTTTGATTTTGAAAAGCTCGCTTTATTATTAAATGATCAAGTATTAGCCGTTATACCAACGCATCTTGGTGGTCGCATTGCTAATGTTGCGGCAGTGAAAAAACTGACGATATCATATAATATTACGATCATTGAAGATGCGGCTCAAGCTCTTGGCGCAGAGGTTGGTAAAGAAGGTGATATAATAATTTTTAGCCTTGCTACAGGCAAAGGATTAACCATGTATGAAGGCGGCTTATTAACCGCTAACACACCAGAGTTAAGGCAAAAAATCGCTGAAACAATTAGGCAAATCCCTCGAAATATTTACTGGGAAACAAAAAGAATTATTGAATTAGCCGGTTATACCGCATTGTATAATCCATTAGGGCTCTATTTTGCTTACGGAATTGCTAAACGCAAAGCACTAAAAAAAGAAAATTTAATTGATGCAGTCGGTGATTATTTTGACTTTAACCTTCCCTACCATAAAGTCAGTAAATTAAGACAAAATATTGCCTCAAGTAGTGCTTGCCGATTACCTGATTTTATAAAGGCTACAACCATACAAGCCAAACGCCGTATTGAACATTTAAAAAAAATAACCAATATAACAGTGATAACTGATGGAGCTAATGATAAAGGTACCTGGCCTTTTATTATGATTTTATTGCCATCTAAAACGATTAGAGACACTGTTTTGCAACAATTATGGCCAAGTAATTTAGGTGTGAGTAGATTATTTATACACGCATTGCCAAATTACACTTATCTTAGCCAAATTGTGCCACAAATATCTATGCCTAATGCTGAGGACTTTGCTGAAAGAATGCTAACCATCACAAATAGTTTATGGTTGCAAGATGCAGAATTCAATTCAATATGCCAAACACTTCAAGCCAATATGATTAAATGCTAA
- a CDS encoding EamA family transporter: MRKFYLIGFALLLFFDTIGQTSFKLTANHSEPLEANIDWLIRIFTNPFVYIAIFAYISTFFTWMVLLKKAPVGPAFAASHLEIVTVMFVSIWVFNEEITLMRSIGAALIVLGIIFLALAEKEINQRQEISK; this comes from the coding sequence ATGCGAAAATTTTACCTTATTGGCTTTGCTTTACTGCTATTTTTTGACACCATTGGGCAAACAAGTTTCAAGTTAACCGCTAATCATTCAGAGCCATTAGAAGCTAATATTGATTGGCTCATACGAATATTCACCAATCCGTTCGTCTACATTGCAATTTTTGCTTATATTAGTACGTTTTTTACTTGGATGGTTTTATTAAAAAAGGCACCAGTAGGCCCTGCATTTGCCGCTTCTCATCTTGAAATTGTAACGGTTATGTTCGTTTCTATTTGGGTATTTAACGAAGAAATCACCTTAATGCGATCTATAGGGGCTGCATTAATCGTCCTTGGTATTATTTTTTTAGCACTTGCTGAAAAAGAAATTAATCAACGGCAAGAGATATCAAAGTAA
- a CDS encoding EamA family transporter, whose translation MSSLVITLWILNVFFDTIGQVAFKYAAINPSNRDGWHYWSDLFRNHWLWLGIVSYIAEFLLWLAFLTLVPLSQGVLIGSINIITIMIVGRLLFKELLTRYRIIGMILITAGVICVGIS comes from the coding sequence ATGTCTTCCTTAGTAATCACGCTTTGGATTTTAAATGTCTTTTTTGACACGATAGGGCAAGTTGCATTTAAATATGCTGCGATAAATCCCAGTAATAGAGATGGCTGGCATTATTGGTCAGATCTATTTCGTAATCATTGGCTTTGGCTTGGTATCGTTTCATATATCGCTGAATTTTTACTTTGGCTTGCTTTCCTAACTTTAGTTCCTCTTTCACAAGGTGTTTTAATCGGTTCAATTAATATTATTACTATTATGATTGTTGGGCGATTATTATTTAAAGAACTATTAACTCGTTATCGAATAATCGGTATGATTCTGATAACCGCGGGTGTTATTTGTGTGGGGATTTCTTAA
- a CDS encoding alpha/beta fold hydrolase: MIQDSSYLLPGNRNGILLIHGLTGTPNEMRILAKGLNKAGFTVYSMQLAGHCSNEEDLCKTTWQDWYKTVEDAADFLAQKVDNLFVAGLSMGSLLSLKLAADRPEQIKGVGVLAATFKYDGWSIPFWVKRLYFLLVICKRLNLFQKKSFTEKPPYGLKDERIRATVSESMLSGDSAAAGLAGNPLPALAEMQLLAKQVKKQLPQVICPCLIMHSGHDDIADIKTNARLVEKNVSGPTTFTTLNESYHLITIDRERREVINECISFFERIAADNSLSSTPQEP, translated from the coding sequence ATGATCCAAGATTCATCTTATTTATTACCCGGTAATCGCAATGGTATTTTACTTATTCATGGTTTAACTGGCACGCCTAATGAAATGCGCATTCTGGCTAAAGGCCTAAATAAAGCAGGCTTTACTGTTTATAGTATGCAGCTCGCGGGTCACTGCAGTAATGAAGAGGATTTATGTAAAACAACTTGGCAAGATTGGTATAAAACGGTTGAAGATGCTGCTGATTTTCTCGCTCAAAAAGTAGATAACCTATTTGTGGCAGGACTTTCAATGGGCAGCTTACTATCATTAAAGCTAGCAGCTGATAGACCAGAGCAAATAAAAGGCGTTGGCGTTTTAGCGGCTACATTTAAATATGATGGTTGGAGTATCCCTTTTTGGGTAAAAAGACTCTACTTCTTACTAGTTATTTGTAAAAGATTAAATCTGTTTCAAAAAAAATCATTTACCGAAAAGCCGCCTTATGGACTAAAAGATGAACGTATTCGTGCAACTGTATCGGAAAGTATGTTAAGTGGTGATAGTGCTGCAGCTGGGCTTGCGGGTAATCCCTTACCTGCTTTAGCTGAAATGCAATTACTTGCAAAGCAAGTTAAAAAACAGCTGCCACAAGTTATTTGCCCATGCTTAATCATGCACTCAGGCCATGATGATATTGCAGATATCAAAACGAATGCACGTTTAGTTGAAAAAAATGTTAGCGGACCAACTACGTTTACGACGTTAAATGAAAGCTATCATTTAATTACTATTGATAGAGAGCGCCGCGAAGTAATTAACGAATGTATCTCGTTTTTTGAGCGTATTGCTGCAGATAATAGCTTATCGTCAACACCACAAGAACCATAG
- a CDS encoding MtnX-like HAD-IB family phosphatase has translation MNRFVPIIENMLPQNHTRYGDEFNRPIILCDFDGTISLKDVTDLLLSHFGNEGCDELEEQWEAGLIGSQECMSKQIALMDATKEQLDEVLAQVEIDASFNDFVKDAQAKNFVVHIVSDGLDYAIHSILKHNQLDSLPIFANHLLHDNERSWKLKFPYANDGCIKASGNCKCQHLKIQRQYFDTVYYVGDGASDYCVSNRVDLVFAKDKLINFCQQNSIRHYPIKHFADIIPFLEHIQPTISTN, from the coding sequence ATGAATCGTTTTGTACCTATTATTGAAAATATGCTCCCTCAAAACCATACTCGTTACGGCGATGAATTTAATCGACCAATTATTCTTTGCGATTTTGATGGCACAATTAGCTTAAAAGATGTAACAGATTTATTACTCAGCCATTTTGGCAACGAAGGCTGCGATGAACTTGAAGAACAATGGGAAGCTGGTCTAATTGGTTCACAAGAGTGTATGAGTAAACAAATTGCATTAATGGATGCGACTAAAGAACAGTTAGATGAAGTTTTAGCTCAAGTTGAAATAGATGCTAGCTTTAACGATTTTGTGAAAGATGCACAAGCTAAAAATTTTGTTGTTCACATCGTCAGTGATGGACTTGATTATGCGATACATTCTATTTTGAAACATAATCAATTAGACTCTTTACCCATTTTTGCAAATCACTTATTACATGATAATGAGCGTAGCTGGAAACTTAAGTTTCCTTATGCTAATGATGGATGCATTAAAGCAAGTGGTAATTGCAAATGCCAACATTTAAAAATACAGCGCCAATATTTTGACACTGTTTATTATGTCGGTGATGGAGCATCTGACTACTGTGTATCTAACCGAGTGGATTTAGTTTTTGCTAAAGATAAACTCATTAATTTTTGCCAACAAAATAGTATACGTCATTATCCTATTAAGCATTTTGCCGATATAATACCTTTTTTAGAGCATATTCAACCCACGATATCGACCAACTAA
- a CDS encoding antibiotic biosynthesis monooxygenase, with translation MKKIFGVPYYAVIFKSKKSLNDCGYSEMAQKLLIEVEKRDGFLGADSVRDSEGLGITVSYWSTIEAIEKWKNDTLHCQGKDRGKKQWYEEYTIRICTVEYEHSFP, from the coding sequence ATGAAAAAAATATTTGGAGTACCATATTACGCTGTTATTTTCAAATCTAAGAAAAGTTTAAATGATTGTGGTTACTCTGAAATGGCCCAAAAATTACTAATTGAAGTAGAAAAAAGAGACGGCTTTTTAGGCGCCGATAGCGTTAGGGATTCAGAAGGATTAGGAATTACAGTTTCATACTGGAGTACAATTGAAGCCATCGAAAAATGGAAAAATGATACTTTACACTGCCAAGGAAAAGATAGGGGCAAAAAACAATGGTATGAAGAATATACAATTCGTATTTGCACAGTTGAATATGAACATTCTTTTCCTTAG
- a CDS encoding site-specific integrase has translation MMNKNEPALSSIYYQPTIKYYVFLYLRNSVYYIRLKQDNKNSSLSLKTTKRHIATRFFTIIKHELTLIVNESPDVSYEQLVTYFKATVSNEFYHLDNNQLNDSALLKIISSKSINTTNDKSLSVITLCNDYIQEKGTNWKYATQLSSQANKALLIEIFDYLKLDDVNKITRKDMLKVRGVIKLLPVNRKQRFKNFSLKDVLRHEYSQTIATRTINGHLIFLSSVFNWAEKNDIIKKNLATDLLLKDEQKESDKRNAFSIKQIEQLLSSCKAHYVKNGLAWQYYIPLLSAITGARLNEISQLQVKDIIRLENGLIYIDINEDGIEGKSLKNQYSARYVPLVNNAFGFNYHEFMNYVESRGDKNNLLFEVTWTDKGRYSDKVSKWFNRTLLKQTLNSPKGLSFHSFRHSLATLLKSTGTPLSTAQQILGHSSQSITYDTYGKSAHVKILSHALRQALQPYCEYG, from the coding sequence ATGATGAATAAAAATGAACCTGCTTTATCTTCTATTTACTACCAACCAACCATTAAATATTATGTTTTTCTCTACCTAAGAAATTCTGTTTACTATATTCGTCTTAAGCAAGACAATAAAAATTCATCCTTATCACTTAAAACAACTAAAAGGCACATTGCTACTCGTTTTTTTACTATCATTAAACATGAGTTAACACTTATTGTTAATGAATCACCTGATGTCAGCTATGAACAACTAGTCACATATTTTAAAGCAACTGTTAGTAATGAGTTTTATCATCTAGATAATAACCAATTAAACGACAGTGCATTACTCAAAATAATTTCATCTAAGAGCATAAACACAACTAATGATAAATCTCTTTCGGTTATAACGCTCTGCAATGATTATATTCAAGAGAAAGGTACTAATTGGAAATATGCTACTCAATTAAGCTCACAAGCTAACAAAGCTTTACTGATTGAGATATTTGATTATTTAAAATTAGATGATGTGAACAAAATAACTAGAAAGGATATGTTAAAAGTTAGGGGCGTAATTAAGCTGTTACCAGTAAACCGAAAGCAACGCTTTAAAAATTTTTCCTTAAAAGATGTGTTACGACATGAATATAGTCAAACAATAGCAACTAGAACAATCAACGGACATCTCATTTTCTTATCTTCGGTATTTAATTGGGCTGAAAAGAACGACATTATCAAAAAGAATTTAGCCACAGATTTATTATTAAAAGATGAACAGAAAGAATCAGACAAGCGTAATGCATTTAGCATTAAACAAATAGAACAATTACTATCATCATGCAAAGCTCATTACGTTAAAAATGGCTTAGCTTGGCAGTATTATATTCCGTTATTATCCGCCATTACTGGCGCGAGGCTTAATGAGATTAGCCAATTACAAGTGAAAGACATTATTAGATTAGAAAATGGACTGATTTACATTGATATAAATGAAGATGGGATTGAAGGGAAGAGTTTAAAAAATCAATACAGTGCTCGTTATGTTCCCCTTGTTAATAATGCTTTTGGGTTTAACTATCATGAGTTTATGAATTACGTTGAATCAAGAGGAGATAAAAATAATTTGTTATTTGAGGTAACTTGGACAGATAAAGGGCGGTATAGCGATAAAGTCAGTAAATGGTTTAATCGTACCTTACTTAAGCAAACATTAAACAGCCCTAAAGGCTTATCATTCCACTCATTTAGGCATAGCCTTGCTACCCTACTAAAAAGCACTGGAACGCCACTATCAACAGCACAACAGATATTAGGACATAGTTCACAAAGCATCACTTATGACACTTACGGCAAATCCGCTCATGTCAAAATACTCAGTCATGCACTCAGGCAAGCGTTACAACCCTATTGTGAATATGGTTGA
- a CDS encoding TusE/DsrC/DsvC family sulfur relay protein, producing the protein MLVLNDKIIATDESGYLMNWQDWSPALITQIAKQESIELTDNHFEVIYFVRDFYLEYKTSPAIRALVKSMEKKFGPEKGNSRYLYRLFPEGPAKQATKLAGLPKPVKCI; encoded by the coding sequence ATGTTAGTGTTAAATGACAAAATAATAGCTACAGATGAAAGTGGCTACTTAATGAACTGGCAAGATTGGTCGCCAGCATTAATTACGCAAATTGCTAAGCAAGAATCAATTGAGTTAACAGATAATCATTTTGAGGTGATCTATTTTGTGCGTGATTTTTATTTAGAGTATAAAACGTCACCAGCGATTAGAGCATTAGTTAAATCGATGGAAAAAAAATTTGGACCAGAAAAAGGTAACAGTCGCTATTTGTATCGGCTTTTTCCTGAAGGCCCAGCGAAGCAGGCAACAAAACTTGCTGGTTTACCTAAACCGGTTAAATGTATATAA
- the ftsB gene encoding cell division protein FtsB encodes MLNRKLPILLLIILAYLQYAFWYGKNNIFDYQQNLNTTAIMQVENEKLRLRNEQMFAEISDLYDGSDAIEERARSHLGMIKPDEHFYRIVIDSSSPPIN; translated from the coding sequence ATATTAAATAGAAAATTACCGATTTTACTACTAATTATATTGGCATATTTACAATATGCTTTTTGGTATGGTAAAAATAATATCTTTGATTATCAGCAAAACCTTAATACTACAGCTATTATGCAAGTTGAGAATGAAAAATTGAGACTGCGCAATGAACAAATGTTTGCCGAAATATCTGATCTGTATGATGGTTCTGACGCGATAGAGGAAAGGGCAAGAAGTCATTTAGGTATGATTAAACCTGATGAACATTTTTATCGGATCGTCATTGATTCCTCATCTCCGCCAATAAATTAA
- the ispD gene encoding 2-C-methyl-D-erythritol 4-phosphate cytidylyltransferase: protein MNNSNIVAIVPAAGSGQRMQAAIPKQYIKIGQSTILEHTLQKLLSLPLISQIIVVISRDDNYFSSLKVATHPKIKLTYGGDTRADSVYAGLLLADEDSWVLVHDAARPCVSHHDIEQLIKTVLANNQGGILATKVTDTIKKSFDQRTQVLPQIAQTCDRRQLWAAATPQMFKVKILKECMQSAKSQQIELTDEASAIEYGGGHPLLIECQRDNIKVTRKEDIPLAKLYLHEQGYIEI from the coding sequence ATGAATAATTCCAATATAGTCGCCATAGTACCCGCTGCCGGAAGTGGGCAAAGAATGCAAGCTGCAATACCTAAGCAATATATTAAAATTGGTCAATCGACAATTTTAGAGCATACTTTGCAAAAGTTATTATCATTGCCTCTCATTAGTCAAATTATTGTGGTTATTAGCCGTGATGATAACTATTTTTCATCACTTAAAGTTGCAACTCACCCTAAAATTAAATTGACTTATGGCGGTGATACGCGAGCTGATTCGGTATATGCAGGGCTATTATTGGCTGATGAGGATAGTTGGGTGTTAGTTCATGATGCGGCAAGACCTTGTGTTAGCCATCATGATATTGAGCAATTGATAAAAACGGTACTGGCTAATAATCAAGGCGGCATTTTAGCAACCAAAGTGACCGACACAATAAAAAAATCATTTGATCAACGTACGCAAGTATTACCTCAAATAGCGCAAACATGTGATAGACGACAGTTATGGGCTGCTGCAACGCCGCAAATGTTTAAGGTTAAAATATTAAAAGAGTGTATGCAAAGCGCTAAATCGCAACAAATTGAATTAACTGATGAGGCTTCTGCAATTGAGTATGGTGGTGGGCATCCACTGCTTATTGAATGCCAACGAGATAATATCAAAGTAACTCGTAAAGAAGATATTCCATTAGCAAAACTTTATTTACATGAACAAGGCTATATTGAAATATAA
- the ispF gene encoding 2-C-methyl-D-erythritol 2,4-cyclodiphosphate synthase → MIRIGHGFDVHRFGDKGPLTLAGVKVPYEQGFIAHSDGDVVLHAVTDALLGALALGDIGKHFPDTDNQYQGIDSRILLKKVFNLIKSKGYALSNLDITIIAQAPKMQEYIPQMRVNIAEDLEAHFDLVSVKATTTEQLGFTGRKEGIACEAVLLLQKITDK, encoded by the coding sequence ATGATAAGAATTGGACATGGTTTTGATGTACATCGTTTTGGTGATAAGGGGCCGCTCACTTTAGCTGGGGTCAAAGTTCCTTATGAACAAGGTTTTATTGCTCATTCTGATGGCGATGTTGTTTTGCATGCGGTGACTGATGCACTGCTTGGTGCTTTAGCGCTTGGTGATATCGGCAAACATTTCCCTGATACGGATAATCAATATCAAGGTATTGATAGTCGTATATTATTAAAAAAAGTATTTAATTTAATTAAATCAAAGGGATATGCTTTATCTAACCTTGATATTACCATCATAGCGCAAGCGCCAAAGATGCAAGAGTATATACCACAAATGCGTGTGAACATTGCTGAAGATTTAGAAGCGCATTTCGACTTAGTTAGTGTTAAGGCAACAACGACTGAACAATTAGGATTTACTGGTCGTAAAGAAGGGATCGCCTGCGAAGCAGTTTTGCTGCTACAAAAAATAACCGATAAATAA
- the truD gene encoding tRNA pseudouridine(13) synthase TruD, giving the protein MLDKLEYLYGEPAVKGLYKQSDADFFVKEDLGYELDGEGEHVFINIQKQNCNTLFVAEQLAKFAGISPKLVGYAGLKDRNAITEQWFGLHIPGKLTPDFSLFTLDGCKILQVKRHTKKLRIGNLKGNFFSLVLRDVDNQAEAEQRLNFIQASGVPNYFGEQRFGKNNNNITQAMLWAKGEISVKDRKKRSFYLSAARSAIFNGIVSKRIKQKLNTTVLCGDILQLVDRGSWFVAEQLELETLQQRVMNNELNITAPMLGDNGPQTKDEALSFEQQYIDNNWSEFLTLFKQERMETSRRSSLLRPKNINWTWQDSKTLQVEFWLPAGSYATAVLRELIS; this is encoded by the coding sequence GTGTTAGATAAATTAGAGTATTTATATGGCGAACCTGCCGTCAAAGGATTATATAAGCAATCTGATGCTGATTTTTTTGTTAAAGAAGATCTTGGCTATGAGCTTGACGGTGAAGGGGAGCATGTCTTTATTAATATTCAAAAACAAAATTGTAATACTCTCTTTGTCGCGGAGCAGCTTGCTAAGTTTGCCGGAATTTCACCTAAATTAGTTGGTTATGCCGGTTTAAAAGATCGCAATGCGATCACTGAGCAGTGGTTTGGTTTACATATTCCAGGTAAATTAACGCCGGATTTTAGCCTATTTACGCTTGATGGTTGTAAAATTTTACAAGTTAAAAGACATACTAAAAAATTACGGATAGGCAATTTAAAAGGTAATTTTTTCTCTCTTGTATTAAGGGATGTTGATAATCAAGCTGAAGCTGAGCAGCGTTTAAATTTTATTCAAGCGAGCGGCGTACCTAACTATTTTGGTGAGCAGCGCTTTGGTAAAAATAATAACAATATTACACAAGCAATGTTATGGGCTAAGGGCGAAATAAGCGTTAAGGATCGCAAAAAACGAAGTTTTTATTTATCTGCCGCGCGTAGTGCGATTTTTAATGGCATTGTGAGCAAGCGCATAAAACAAAAATTAAATACGACAGTCCTTTGTGGTGATATTTTACAATTAGTTGACCGTGGTAGCTGGTTTGTTGCAGAGCAACTTGAGCTCGAAACATTACAGCAAAGAGTAATGAATAACGAGCTGAATATTACCGCGCCAATGCTAGGTGATAACGGGCCACAAACAAAAGATGAAGCATTATCTTTTGAGCAACAATATATCGATAATAATTGGTCTGAATTTTTAACTTTATTTAAGCAAGAACGGATGGAAACTTCGCGTAGATCGAGTTTATTAAGGCCAAAAAATATCAATTGGACATGGCAAGATAGCAAAACATTACAAGTCGAATTTTGGTTACCAGCAGGAAGTTATGCAACAGCTGTATTACGAGAACTAATATCATAA
- a CDS encoding protein-L-isoaspartate(D-aspartate) O-methyltransferase, with amino-acid sequence MPNLKMKLLISQLKDLGINDPKVLKAISAIPRERFIDEALSHQAYDNRSLPIGAGQTISQPYIVAKMTELLQLKPNSKVLEIGTGSGYQTAILAYLVEHVCSVERIKSLQWNAKRRLKQLDIHNVSTRHGDGWLGWPERAPFDGIIVTAAATEIPKDLVYQLADKGRLIIPVGDNEQSLQVIERDSDKFSLAKIEPVKFVPLVKGELR; translated from the coding sequence ATGCCAAATCTTAAAATGAAATTACTCATTTCTCAGTTAAAAGATCTTGGGATAAATGATCCCAAAGTACTCAAAGCGATATCTGCGATCCCAAGGGAGCGTTTTATTGATGAGGCATTATCACACCAAGCTTACGACAATCGCTCTTTACCAATTGGGGCCGGGCAAACTATTTCCCAGCCTTATATTGTTGCTAAAATGACTGAATTACTACAGCTTAAGCCTAATTCTAAAGTACTTGAAATTGGCACTGGCTCAGGATACCAAACCGCAATATTAGCTTATTTAGTTGAACATGTTTGTTCGGTTGAGCGCATTAAAAGCTTACAATGGAACGCCAAACGGCGATTAAAACAACTCGATATTCATAACGTTTCTACTCGACATGGTGATGGTTGGCTGGGCTGGCCAGAAAGAGCCCCGTTTGATGGTATTATCGTTACGGCTGCAGCAACAGAGATCCCCAAAGATTTGGTTTATCAATTGGCTGACAAAGGGCGATTAATTATCCCCGTTGGCGATAATGAACAATCCTTGCAAGTGATTGAACGTGATAGTGATAAATTTAGTTTAGCCAAAATTGAACCTGTGAAGTTTGTCCCATTAGTTAAAGGTGAATTACGTTAA
- the nagK gene encoding N-acetylglucosamine kinase, translating into MLYGFDIGGTKIEIGVFDDALNPLWTKRIKTPLDSYYSFLQSIISLTNEADHLFSQSSQVGIGIPGFINNKRSIYTTNIPVVSHQPFASDLEKAIKRPIFINNDANCFALSEAFNDELKPYQTILAVILGTGLGGGIVVNHQVISGLNGCAGEIGHIRLPIDALNILGRDMQILACGCGLSGCAEKYLSGNGFEWLYQYFYQEPFSAKQIIERYYHGDQVAKLHVDRYFELLAAYLGHLMMIIDAEVIVIGGGLSNFDAIYQDVPSRIGKYILPKMTLPRLEKARFGDSGGTRGAALLCLRPSNIE; encoded by the coding sequence ATGTTATACGGTTTTGATATTGGTGGCACAAAAATTGAGATCGGTGTATTTGACGATGCATTAAATCCTTTATGGACTAAAAGAATAAAAACCCCATTAGATAGCTATTACTCTTTTTTACAAAGTATTATTTCTTTGACTAATGAAGCTGATCACCTGTTTTCACAGTCGAGCCAAGTTGGTATTGGTATACCTGGATTTATTAATAATAAACGAAGTATTTATACAACCAATATCCCCGTTGTAAGTCATCAACCTTTCGCCTCAGATCTCGAAAAAGCGATAAAGCGGCCAATATTTATTAATAATGATGCCAATTGTTTTGCTTTATCTGAAGCTTTTAACGATGAGTTAAAACCTTATCAAACAATCTTAGCGGTTATTCTTGGTACGGGGCTTGGTGGTGGTATTGTGGTTAATCATCAGGTTATATCTGGGTTAAATGGCTGCGCAGGTGAAATTGGTCATATTCGGTTACCTATTGATGCACTAAATATTTTAGGGCGAGATATGCAGATACTTGCTTGTGGTTGCGGATTATCTGGCTGCGCAGAGAAGTATCTGTCGGGTAATGGATTTGAGTGGCTATACCAATATTTTTATCAAGAGCCTTTTAGTGCTAAACAAATCATAGAGCGATATTATCACGGTGATCAAGTCGCTAAACTGCATGTAGATCGTTACTTCGAACTATTAGCGGCTTATTTAGGCCATTTAATGATGATTATTGATGCTGAGGTCATAGTTATTGGTGGTGGGCTGTCTAATTTTGATGCTATTTATCAAGATGTTCCATCACGTATCGGTAAATATATCTTACCTAAAATGACTCTGCCGCGGCTTGAAAAAGCCCGATTCGGTGATTCAGGTGGAACGAGAGGCGCTGCATTATTATGTTTAAGGCCATCAAATATTGAATAA